The following are encoded together in the Lysobacter silvisoli genome:
- a CDS encoding hydrolase or metal-binding protein — translation MLKGLAITPPVIGRVSIGRVVERNGKRLPEKDDQFTLTTQVQNRDGWVLHPLDEALKREAGGKLRTLPVRLLFNDPALNLRADYSLFDRTSGRPMCVGNGESCRRVGNDGIEAQPCPGPDACRFGAGDCKAYARFNVVIDQGQDDTLGSFVLRTTSFNTIRTLAARLQYFSAVSGGHLACLPLELKLRGKSTTMSHRAAIYYVDLVVRSGMSLEQAIEEARVLGQRRRESGFDQAALDEAARQGFANGAFEELDEDVPAVVEEFYPEGGAPLEAEAAQPVAATNLRGKLEGKVARMATE, via the coding sequence ATGCTTAAAGGTTTGGCTATCACTCCGCCCGTGATCGGGCGGGTCTCCATTGGCCGGGTGGTGGAACGCAACGGCAAACGGCTGCCGGAGAAGGACGACCAGTTCACCCTGACCACCCAGGTCCAGAACCGGGATGGCTGGGTCCTGCACCCGCTGGACGAGGCGCTCAAGCGGGAGGCGGGCGGCAAGCTGCGCACGTTGCCGGTGCGGCTGCTGTTCAACGACCCGGCCCTGAATCTGCGCGCCGACTACTCGCTGTTCGACAGGACCTCAGGTCGCCCCATGTGTGTGGGCAATGGCGAGAGCTGCCGGCGGGTCGGCAACGACGGCATCGAAGCGCAGCCGTGTCCCGGTCCGGATGCGTGCCGGTTCGGGGCCGGTGACTGCAAGGCCTACGCCCGGTTCAACGTGGTGATCGATCAAGGCCAGGACGACACGCTGGGCAGCTTCGTCCTGCGCACGACCTCGTTCAACACCATCCGCACGCTGGCGGCCCGGCTGCAGTACTTCAGTGCGGTCTCCGGCGGGCACCTGGCGTGCCTGCCGCTGGAGCTGAAGCTGCGCGGCAAGTCCACGACGATGAGCCACCGGGCGGCGATCTATTACGTCGACCTGGTGGTGCGCTCCGGGATGAGCCTGGAGCAGGCGATCGAGGAGGCGAGGGTGCTGGGCCAGCGCCGGCGGGAGAGTGGATTCGATCAGGCGGCGCTGGATGAGGCTGCACGGCAGGGGTTTGCCAATGGGGCGTTCGAGGAGCTGGACGAGGACGTGCCGGCGGTGGTGGAGGAGTTCTATCCGGAGGGCGGGGCGCCGTT
- a CDS encoding YqaJ viral recombinase family protein: MGRKTALRLVDTRTLDRGQWLEVRKGGIGSSDAAAAVGLSPYTSPLELWTQKTGRAAANTDVADDLDSPMYWGTLLEPYVAAAYMRKTGRKVRKLNAVLQHPTFPFMLANIDREIVGSPDVQILECKTAGEFGSRLWRDGVPEYVQLQVQHQLAVTGKAAADVAVLLCGQQLEIHRIERDEDVIARLIVLEARFWEHVESDTPPPADGSESADRALRQLYPGGGATLDFSEDRRLSGVFTELVTLRRELDAKGGHAELLKQTLQQAMGDAARAVFASGEVTFRRSKDGTRLDTQRLTADHAELVAAYTVAKPGARRFLIVD; the protein is encoded by the coding sequence ATGGGACGTAAGACGGCCTTGCGCCTGGTGGATACCCGCACGCTCGATCGCGGGCAGTGGCTTGAAGTGCGTAAGGGCGGTATCGGAAGCTCCGATGCCGCCGCGGCGGTGGGCCTGAGCCCGTACACCAGTCCGCTGGAACTGTGGACGCAGAAGACCGGCCGGGCGGCGGCCAACACGGACGTGGCCGACGACCTGGATTCGCCGATGTACTGGGGCACGCTGTTGGAGCCGTACGTGGCGGCGGCCTACATGCGCAAGACCGGTCGCAAGGTCCGCAAGCTCAACGCGGTCCTGCAGCACCCGACCTTTCCTTTCATGCTGGCCAACATCGACCGGGAGATCGTCGGCAGCCCCGATGTGCAGATCCTGGAGTGCAAGACCGCCGGCGAGTTCGGTTCGCGGCTGTGGCGCGACGGCGTACCTGAATACGTCCAGCTCCAGGTCCAGCACCAGCTGGCGGTCACCGGCAAGGCGGCCGCGGACGTGGCGGTGCTGCTGTGCGGTCAGCAGCTGGAGATCCACCGTATCGAGCGCGACGAGGACGTGATCGCCCGCCTGATCGTGCTGGAAGCCCGGTTCTGGGAGCACGTGGAATCGGACACGCCGCCGCCGGCCGATGGCAGTGAATCGGCGGACCGCGCCCTGCGCCAGCTGTATCCGGGTGGTGGGGCCACGCTGGACTTCAGCGAGGACCGGCGCCTGTCGGGCGTGTTCACCGAGCTCGTAACGCTGCGGCGCGAACTGGACGCCAAGGGCGGCCATGCCGAGCTGCTCAAGCAGACCCTGCAGCAGGCCATGGGTGATGCGGCACGAGCCGTGTTCGCCAGCGGCGAGGTGACCTTCAGGCGGTCCAAGGACGGGACCCGTCTGGACACCCAGCGCCTGACCGCCGACCACGCCGAGCTCGTGGCCGCCTACACGGTGGCCAAGCCCGGTGCGCGGCGGTTCCTGATCGTGGACTGA
- a CDS encoding antirestriction protein ArdA → MTRILLSVRAAGAEDSRHDQKWVEVADADVIRRTIAQSLGGSHQEGAQDWCVLAYEGLPDFGPHPDLDELLAWLDAVDEYGPAFEALWATGAFGRVLQAAEAFADSYQGTYADAASWASHTLALLGHRIDAQTDLDAYARASVAKGRVRLMPAVDGGIHVFWND, encoded by the coding sequence ATGACCCGGATCTTGCTCTCTGTCCGGGCAGCCGGTGCGGAGGATAGCCGACACGATCAAAAATGGGTCGAGGTCGCTGATGCTGACGTGATCCGTCGAACGATAGCGCAGTCGCTGGGCGGATCCCACCAGGAGGGTGCCCAGGACTGGTGCGTTCTTGCCTACGAGGGATTGCCCGACTTCGGTCCCCATCCGGACCTGGATGAGTTGTTGGCCTGGCTGGATGCAGTGGACGAATACGGCCCGGCGTTCGAAGCGCTATGGGCTACCGGAGCCTTCGGGCGTGTGTTGCAGGCGGCGGAGGCATTCGCTGACAGCTACCAGGGCACCTATGCCGATGCCGCCAGCTGGGCGTCGCATACCCTCGCCTTGCTGGGGCACCGGATCGATGCCCAGACCGATCTGGATGCCTATGCACGCGCCTCGGTCGCCAAGGGCCGGGTGCGTTTGATGCCCGCGGTTGACGGCGGGATCCACGTGTTCTGGAACGACTGA
- a CDS encoding lysozyme inhibitor LprI family protein, protein MNVLLVAAASVVLASCGGKIRSEFVAGCMSQGAPKENCTCLYEKLEEKYGADALEEMNEGKRMLPGFTEATVVGAAECSGADPSAALKQLGLDGESSESSNSELGELAAEGVEAEQQELPEQPDAAAMAANEADAAAESAKAAQAPDAPAPVEAQVSISPSFDCAKAASHVELSICRNSQLAQADVSLAQVYKLATACTKDKVRLREAQRTWMSERNACTDDSCVVEAYARRSADLAEECTG, encoded by the coding sequence ATGAACGTGCTTCTCGTCGCCGCCGCTTCTGTAGTGCTGGCGTCCTGTGGCGGAAAGATCCGGAGCGAGTTCGTGGCCGGATGCATGAGCCAAGGCGCGCCGAAAGAAAACTGCACGTGCCTCTACGAAAAGCTGGAAGAAAAGTACGGCGCGGACGCATTGGAGGAAATGAATGAGGGCAAGCGGATGCTCCCCGGCTTCACCGAGGCAACGGTCGTCGGCGCGGCGGAATGCAGTGGCGCTGACCCTTCCGCGGCCCTGAAGCAGCTGGGTCTTGACGGCGAGTCAAGCGAGTCGTCCAACAGCGAGCTTGGAGAACTGGCAGCTGAAGGTGTTGAAGCCGAGCAGCAGGAGTTGCCGGAGCAACCAGACGCGGCGGCAATGGCGGCCAATGAGGCCGACGCAGCGGCTGAATCCGCCAAGGCAGCGCAAGCGCCTGATGCGCCTGCGCCCGTCGAGGCCCAAGTGAGCATCAGTCCCAGTTTCGACTGCGCCAAAGCCGCAAGCCATGTCGAACTGTCGATCTGCAGAAATTCGCAGTTGGCTCAAGCTGACGTCAGCTTGGCCCAGGTATACAAGCTGGCAACGGCCTGCACGAAGGACAAGGTAAGACTGCGAGAGGCCCAACGGACTTGGATGTCTGAGCGTAACGCTTGCACGGATGACTCCTGTGTCGTTGAGGCGTACGCGCGCCGGAGCGCTGACCTTGCTGAGGAGTGCACAGGCTGA